A stretch of DNA from Alicyclobacillus acidocaldarius subsp. acidocaldarius Tc-4-1:
GATCCCGCCCCAGCGCCTCCGCCGCCAAAAACGCCGTAAGCGCCGAATCGATCCCGCCAGACAGGCCAAACACGGCCTTTTGGAAGCCCACTTTCGTCACCTCGTCGCGGAGAAACCCCGTCAACACCGAGGTGACGAGCGAGGGATTCAACGCAAGCTTTGCCTCAATCTCCGGCCTCATCGGTCGACCTCCTGCGCACAGCCTCCTGCATCTCGGCGAGCACGAGGCGAACGCGCTCGTCGCGCAAGAGGGGCGTCGTGTAGCGCGCCCGCCGCACCATTCGAAAGTCGAGATCGGCCACGACCAACGCGCTCTCGGATGCGGGCCCTTCGGCCACCCACTCCCCATCCGGCCCCATCACGCCGCTGCCTCCGTAAAAATGGACGCCGTCCTCGTAGCCGACGCGGTTGGCGAAGACAAAAAAGCAGCCACACAGCTGCGCATACACCTGCAGCAACTGCCGCCAGAAAGCATGCGAACCGAAATCGGAAGCGGCCATGGTGTTGCGCCATGGGCTAGAAGCCGGAACATAGATGATGGACGCGCCCTGCACCGCGAGCAGATAAGGACTTGAAAGGTGCCAGGCATCCTCGCAGATCAAGACGCCAGCTTGTCCTCCCTGCGCGGAAAAGGTGCGGATTCTGTCGCCCGGCGCAAAGTAGCGACGTTCGTCGAACATCCCGTAGGTCGGAAGGTACAGCTTCCGGTGCCGGTGCACGAGGCGGCCGCCGGATGCGTAGGCCGCCGTCACAAAAAAGCGGCAGTCGTCCGCCTCCTCGACGAAAGAGAAGATCACATCCAGTTCCTGGCTCGCCTGAATGAGGCGTTGAATGTCGGGGTGACTCACATGGCGCGCCACCTCGAGCGTGAGATCCTGCGTCTGATACCCGGTGAGCCCGAGCTCGGGAAACACGAGCACCTGCGCGTTGACTTGTTTGGCCTCGTTCACATATTCGAGATGCCGGCTCAAATTCGCGGACACGTCGCCCAGTTTGGGCGCAAACTGCGCAATGGCGACGCGGAACGCCGACCAAGCCACGTCCATTCCCCCACCCGTCGACTTCGTACCCAAACAGTATACATGGTGCGCCGAGCAAACGGAAGAAAGCGCCTGGCGGCGGTCCGGACGCGTATCAGGCTTCGAGCTCGCGCAACCAGGCTTCGTGCAGGCGAGCGCGCT
This window harbors:
- a CDS encoding nitrilase-related carbon-nitrogen hydrolase, which translates into the protein MDVAWSAFRVAIAQFAPKLGDVSANLSRHLEYVNEAKQVNAQVLVFPELGLTGYQTQDLTLEVARHVSHPDIQRLIQASQELDVIFSFVEEADDCRFFVTAAYASGGRLVHRHRKLYLPTYGMFDERRYFAPGDRIRTFSAQGGQAGVLICEDAWHLSSPYLLAVQGASIIYVPASSPWRNTMAASDFGSHAFWRQLLQVYAQLCGCFFVFANRVGYEDGVHFYGGSGVMGPDGEWVAEGPASESALVVADLDFRMVRRARYTTPLLRDERVRLVLAEMQEAVRRRSTDEAGD